A stretch of the Pirellulales bacterium genome encodes the following:
- a CDS encoding sigma-54-dependent Fis family transcriptional regulator: protein MDPLSPAGFSPVGSLLPSLTGSAAAAPAIIELLWGARAAIDTTAFLNLALVRLLAPFGGNFSSLWKNRQGQWQIIAEAGQRAHLPRELLSEALDHDQPVWRSPWVLVGLNPYGEANSVLCLRLGERHDLPTKPAPATQYVRGIAAALAAGLGLIRERRAASRRAERLLTMLQLAQEWASVAQVQPLLVHMAEASTRLLQADRASIFLWDRGAGQLVARPALGVPGGELRIPDEVGIVGKTLRTGRPQRVSRQESAAEIHRDVDRQLNYQTHSLVAVPLRAANGDLLGVFEVINKLVGDFDDEDEGTLVELAGQAAAALTNTQQLEAALSTSQFLVEQAAENVRLLGNSPAILALQGTLQRVAPTELVVLLTGENGTGKEVASRAIHYQSRRRNHPWVAVNCAALTETLLESELFGHEKGAFTDAVESRPGKFELANGGTLFLDEIAELSKGGQAKLLRVLEEKLVVRVGGSRPITTDVRVIAATNQNLADLVRQKRFREDLYYRLNVVSLELPPLRERGEDIHLLAEHFLQEFCRRAGRKTPRFLPAARQRLEQHPWPGNVRELRNLMERLAFLATGEKIAPEDVAFILSPPRTGATPQVGEVPLTDATWQFQVQYINQALEKTRGNMSAAAELLGLHRSNLYRKMKQLGMPTGGE, encoded by the coding sequence ATGGATCCCCTTTCTCCCGCAGGATTTTCCCCGGTCGGCTCCTTGTTGCCGTCGTTAACCGGCTCGGCGGCCGCCGCTCCCGCTATTATCGAATTACTTTGGGGGGCCCGCGCGGCAATCGACACCACGGCCTTTTTAAACCTGGCCCTGGTTCGCCTGCTAGCTCCGTTTGGCGGAAATTTTTCCTCCTTGTGGAAAAACCGCCAGGGCCAATGGCAAATCATCGCCGAAGCGGGACAACGCGCCCACCTGCCCCGCGAACTGCTCAGCGAGGCCCTGGACCACGACCAACCGGTCTGGCGCAGTCCCTGGGTGCTGGTGGGGCTTAATCCTTATGGCGAAGCCAACTCCGTCCTCTGCTTGCGGTTGGGTGAACGGCACGACCTTCCCACCAAACCCGCCCCCGCCACCCAATACGTCCGGGGGATCGCCGCGGCCCTGGCGGCGGGGCTGGGCCTGATTCGCGAACGCCGGGCTGCCAGCCGACGTGCGGAACGACTTCTGACTATGCTGCAATTGGCCCAAGAATGGGCGAGCGTGGCGCAGGTGCAGCCGTTGCTGGTGCACATGGCCGAGGCTTCCACCCGGTTACTGCAGGCGGACCGGGCGAGCATTTTTTTGTGGGATCGGGGGGCGGGACAACTGGTCGCGCGGCCGGCGTTGGGCGTGCCGGGGGGGGAATTGCGAATTCCCGATGAGGTGGGGATCGTGGGCAAGACCTTGCGCACGGGACGGCCGCAGCGGGTGTCGCGGCAAGAATCCGCCGCCGAAATTCACCGCGACGTCGATCGGCAGCTTAACTATCAAACCCATTCGCTGGTGGCGGTGCCGCTACGCGCGGCCAATGGCGATCTCTTGGGCGTGTTTGAGGTCATCAACAAGCTTGTCGGTGATTTTGATGACGAGGACGAAGGGACGCTGGTCGAATTGGCGGGGCAGGCCGCCGCGGCCCTGACAAACACTCAGCAACTGGAGGCCGCGCTTTCCACGAGTCAGTTTTTGGTGGAGCAAGCGGCCGAGAATGTGCGATTGCTGGGGAATTCTCCGGCGATTCTCGCGTTGCAAGGGACCCTGCAGCGGGTGGCGCCCACGGAATTGGTGGTGCTGTTGACCGGGGAAAACGGCACCGGCAAGGAAGTCGCCAGCCGCGCGATTCACTACCAAAGCCGCCGCCGCAACCACCCCTGGGTGGCGGTGAATTGCGCGGCCCTGACCGAGACTTTGCTTGAGAGCGAATTGTTTGGCCATGAAAAAGGGGCATTTACCGACGCCGTCGAATCTCGCCCGGGCAAATTTGAATTGGCCAACGGCGGGACGCTGTTTTTAGACGAAATAGCGGAACTCAGTAAAGGGGGGCAAGCTAAACTGTTGCGCGTGCTCGAGGAAAAACTGGTGGTCCGCGTCGGCGGAAGCCGCCCCATTACGACCGATGTGCGGGTCATCGCCGCGACAAATCAAAATCTGGCCGACCTGGTCCGGCAAAAGCGATTTCGCGAGGATCTGTATTATCGGCTCAATGTGGTCAGCCTGGAATTACCGCCGCTGCGCGAACGGGGCGAGGATATTCACTTGCTGGCTGAGCATTTTTTACAAGAATTTTGCCGCCGCGCCGGACGAAAAACTCCGCGCTTTCTACCCGCCGCGCGGCAACGCCTGGAACAGCACCCCTGGCCGGGCAACGTGCGCGAACTGCGCAACCTGATGGAGCGCCTGGCGTTTTTAGCCACGGGAGAAAAAATCGCCCCCGAGGACGTGGCGTTTATCCTTTCCCCCCCACGCACCGGCGCAACGCCACAAGTCGGCGAAGTCCCCCTGACCGACGCCACTTGGCAATTTCAGGTTCAGTACATTAACCAGGCCCTGGAAAAAACCCGCGGCAATATGTCCGCCGCCGCCGAACTGTTGGGGCTGCATCGCTCCAACCTGTATCGCAAAATGAAGCAGTTGGGCATGCCCACGGGCGGGGAGTAA
- a CDS encoding deoxyhypusine synthase, which translates to MEPVANGLVPGQVHFGGIITETAIPAAQLPYPIPPRPPKKSPVPPTASQEAPAMTSPYSKEQLLSQTIEHVDIKQHNVVPLVTAMKQMAYSARDLARGAEIYDMMLRDRDCGIILCLAGSLVSAGLKQVFVDLVRNRMVDAIVSTGANIVDQDFFEALGFRHYIAEDRFKAGLDDHHLRDLHIDRIYDTFIDEDELRICDDTTRIIADELPPRPYSSREFIQAMGSYLEDHAKSRESIVLAAYENEVPIFCPAFADCSAGFGLVAHIQGRGNQPRISIDAAQDFYELTQIKIKCPTTGILMLGGGVPKNYTQDIVVAADILGEQADMHKYAVQITVADVRDGALSSSTLKEASSWGKVDTTYEQMIYSEATLALPLLAGYAYHQGAWKNRQAKQFSKLWEPVAMKVVSG; encoded by the coding sequence ATGGAACCAGTTGCAAACGGTTTAGTACCCGGGCAAGTCCATTTTGGCGGTATCATCACCGAAACAGCCATTCCCGCCGCGCAGCTTCCCTATCCCATTCCCCCCCGTCCACCAAAAAAATCACCCGTCCCCCCCACCGCCAGCCAGGAGGCCCCCGCGATGACATCACCATATTCCAAGGAACAATTGCTTTCCCAGACGATCGAACATGTCGACATTAAACAGCACAATGTCGTCCCCCTGGTCACGGCGATGAAGCAAATGGCCTATAGTGCCCGTGATCTGGCCCGCGGGGCCGAGATTTACGACATGATGCTGCGCGACCGGGACTGCGGCATTATCCTATGTCTGGCGGGATCGCTGGTCAGCGCGGGACTAAAGCAAGTCTTTGTCGATCTGGTCCGCAACCGCATGGTGGACGCCATTGTCAGTACTGGCGCCAATATCGTCGATCAGGACTTTTTTGAAGCGCTCGGCTTTCGGCATTACATTGCCGAGGATCGGTTCAAGGCGGGCCTGGACGACCACCACCTGCGCGATCTGCATATCGACCGGATCTATGACACGTTCATTGACGAGGACGAACTGCGCATCTGCGACGACACCACGCGGATTATCGCCGACGAACTCCCCCCGCGGCCCTATTCCAGCCGCGAGTTTATTCAGGCGATGGGTTCCTACCTGGAGGATCACGCCAAAAGCCGTGAATCGATCGTCCTGGCCGCTTACGAAAACGAAGTGCCGATCTTTTGCCCCGCCTTTGCCGACTGCTCGGCCGGGTTTGGCTTGGTCGCGCATATTCAGGGTCGCGGCAACCAGCCCCGCATTTCCATCGACGCCGCCCAGGATTTTTATGAACTGACCCAAATTAAAATCAAATGTCCCACCACCGGCATCCTCATGCTGGGTGGCGGCGTGCCCAAGAATTACACCCAGGATATCGTGGTGGCGGCGGACATTCTAGGCGAGCAGGCCGACATGCACAAATACGCGGTGCAGATCACCGTGGCGGACGTGCGGGACGGCGCTTTGTCCAGCAGCACGCTGAAGGAAGCGAGTAGTTGGGGCAAGGTGGACACCACCTACGAACAGATGATCTATAGCGAAGCGACCCTGGCCCTGCCGCTGCTGGCAGGCTATGCCTACCACCAAGGGGCCTGGAAAAACCGCCAAGCCAAGCAGTTTAGCAAGCTGTGGGAACCGGTGGCCATGAAGGTGGTGAGCGGCTAG
- a CDS encoding YifB family Mg chelatase-like AAA ATPase produces the protein MLAKLSTFSLLGIEALPVEVEVDISAAALPKTVLVGLPEAAVRESIHRIERAIVNSGFIKPEDRLVINLAPAELPKQAASFDLPLSLGILAASGQLQSDKFSHYAVVGELSLDGLTRPVKGALSMAMSAARDPTLKGIVVPEGSATEAAVVEGIEVIPVGSLAQAVGWFAGQIDIDPTPPRVDEWFAQYAKYEVDFADVRGQEMAKRALTIAAAGSHNLLMLGPPGSGKTMLAKRVPTILPDLTSSESIETTRIYSVMGLLQPGQPMLAVRPFRSPHHTISNPGLVGGGSTPTPGEISMSHNGVLFLDELPEFNRATLEVLRQPLEDGVVTISRALNSSTFPANFMLIAALNPCPCGYRGDPRRDCHCTMIQVEKYMGKISGPLLDRIDIHIEVPAVPFQELSSGSPGTSSADMRQHVKQARQLQQERFNGTRTRNNAHMNSRQIRQHCKLDTAGHNLLQATMAELGLSARAHDKVLRVARTIADLEGSAAIQVHHLSEAVNYRMLDRNLWK, from the coding sequence ATGTTAGCCAAGCTCAGCACTTTTTCCCTGCTCGGCATCGAGGCCCTCCCCGTCGAGGTGGAAGTTGACATCTCCGCCGCCGCCCTGCCCAAGACCGTGCTTGTGGGCCTGCCCGAGGCCGCCGTGCGCGAGTCCATCCATCGCATCGAACGGGCCATTGTCAACTCCGGCTTTATCAAGCCCGAGGATCGATTGGTCATTAACCTAGCGCCGGCGGAATTGCCCAAACAAGCCGCGTCGTTCGATCTGCCCCTCTCGCTAGGCATCTTGGCCGCCAGCGGACAGTTGCAAAGCGATAAGTTTTCGCATTACGCCGTTGTGGGCGAGCTTTCCCTCGATGGCCTGACCCGCCCGGTCAAGGGCGCGCTCTCGATGGCCATGAGCGCCGCGCGCGATCCCACGCTTAAAGGAATCGTCGTGCCCGAAGGGAGCGCCACTGAGGCCGCCGTGGTCGAAGGGATTGAGGTCATCCCCGTGGGCAGTCTGGCCCAGGCGGTCGGTTGGTTCGCGGGGCAGATCGACATTGATCCCACGCCGCCGCGGGTGGACGAATGGTTCGCCCAGTATGCCAAGTACGAAGTGGACTTTGCCGATGTGCGCGGCCAAGAAATGGCCAAGCGCGCGTTAACCATCGCGGCGGCGGGTTCGCATAATTTGCTCATGCTGGGGCCGCCCGGTTCGGGCAAAACCATGCTGGCCAAACGCGTGCCGACCATCCTGCCGGATTTAACCAGCAGCGAATCAATCGAAACCACGCGCATTTATAGCGTCATGGGCCTGTTACAGCCTGGCCAGCCGATGTTGGCCGTGCGGCCGTTTCGCTCCCCCCATCATACGATCAGCAATCCCGGCCTGGTTGGCGGCGGCAGCACGCCGACTCCCGGCGAAATCAGCATGTCGCATAATGGCGTGCTGTTTCTGGACGAATTGCCCGAGTTCAACCGCGCCACGCTAGAGGTGCTGCGGCAACCGCTGGAGGATGGCGTGGTCACCATTTCCCGCGCGCTCAATAGCTCCACCTTTCCGGCCAATTTTATGCTGATCGCCGCGCTCAACCCCTGCCCCTGCGGGTATCGCGGCGATCCCCGGCGGGATTGCCATTGCACCATGATTCAGGTGGAAAAATACATGGGCAAGATCAGCGGACCGCTGCTGGACCGGATTGATATTCACATCGAAGTCCCCGCCGTGCCGTTTCAGGAACTTTCTAGCGGTAGTCCGGGCACCAGCAGCGCTGACATGCGGCAGCACGTCAAGCAAGCTCGGCAGTTGCAGCAAGAGCGGTTTAACGGCACCCGCACCCGCAATAACGCCCACATGAATAGCCGCCAGATACGCCAGCATTGCAAATTGGACACCGCGGGACACAACCTGCTGCAGGCGACAATGGCCGAGTTGGGGCTTTCCGCCCGTGCGCATGACAAGGTGCTGCGGGTGGCCCGGACCATAGCCGATTTGGAAGGTTCCGCGGCAATCCAAGTACATCACCTGAGCGAAGCGGTCAATTACCGGATGCTTGATCGCAATTTGTGGAAGTAA
- a CDS encoding HAD family phosphatase — protein sequence MRLPSEPILAVVFDHDGLIFNTEELYQQVGTQLLARRGKTFDLELLDQIMGRPPQVSFPLMINYHGLTDTPEQLARESTEIFTGILDDQLQTMPGLLELLELLEARQIPKAVGTSSGRRFVQKCLGKFELEPRFEFLLTAEDVTHGKPDPEIYLAAARRLQVPPAQMLVLEDSQTGCRAAVAAGAYAVAVPGGHSLRHDFTGAAFIADSLADPRIREVLGVG from the coding sequence ATGCGACTCCCTTCCGAACCGATCCTCGCCGTGGTCTTTGACCATGACGGCCTCATCTTTAATACCGAAGAATTGTACCAGCAAGTGGGGACGCAACTCCTCGCCCGACGGGGTAAAACGTTTGACCTGGAACTGCTGGACCAAATCATGGGCCGCCCCCCGCAGGTTTCTTTTCCGTTGATGATCAATTATCACGGCCTAACGGATACGCCGGAACAACTAGCCCGCGAATCAACCGAAATCTTTACCGGAATCCTGGACGATCAACTGCAAACCATGCCCGGTCTGCTGGAACTGCTGGAATTGCTGGAAGCACGTCAAATTCCCAAAGCCGTCGGTACCAGCAGTGGGCGGCGGTTTGTGCAAAAATGCCTCGGCAAGTTTGAGCTGGAACCTCGGTTTGAATTTTTGCTAACTGCGGAGGATGTGACCCATGGCAAGCCCGATCCGGAAATTTATCTGGCAGCGGCGCGACGATTGCAGGTGCCACCGGCCCAGATGCTGGTGCTGGAGGATAGCCAAACTGGTTGCCGCGCGGCGGTGGCGGCGGGTGCGTACGCGGTGGCGGTGCCGGGGGGTCACAGTCTGCGGCACGACTTTACGGGTGCGGCATTCATCGCGGACAGCCTTGCCGATCCGCGCATCAGGGAAGTGCTGGGAGTTGGGTAG
- a CDS encoding ISAzo13 family transposase: MSEKKGGRKQASLSIPGLEDNFVAIVSQHTAGDPMQEDVIWTSLSTAEIARRLAELGTPVCPETVGTLLKEYHLGKRQLEKSRVMDEDPDRNEQFEQIAELRQEYEDSPNPIISMDTKKKEFLGDFHRPGRAYGNGANRVFDHDFSTFAKGLVIPHGLYDLKRNVGHVTLGNSHDTSQFATASFALWWGRHGAAAYPDAASILLLCDGGGSNNSRHHIFKEDLQRLVNRIGIPIRVAHYPPYCSKYNPIEHRFFPHVTRTWAGLAFRTLDIVTAGLRRVRTETGLTATYAILNREYALQRTASASFREKSPILFAKRLPNWNYTVIPTTT, encoded by the coding sequence GTGTCCGAAAAAAAGGGGGGTCGCAAACAAGCTAGCTTAAGTATTCCGGGGTTGGAGGACAATTTCGTCGCGATCGTTTCCCAGCACACGGCTGGCGATCCGATGCAAGAAGATGTGATTTGGACGTCGTTGAGCACCGCCGAAATCGCCCGTCGGTTGGCCGAGTTGGGCACGCCCGTCTGTCCGGAGACGGTCGGCACGCTGTTGAAGGAGTATCATTTGGGGAAGCGGCAACTGGAAAAAAGCCGCGTGATGGACGAAGACCCCGACCGCAACGAACAGTTTGAACAGATCGCCGAACTCCGCCAGGAATACGAGGATTCGCCCAACCCGATCATCAGCATGGACACTAAAAAGAAGGAATTCTTGGGGGATTTCCACCGTCCCGGCCGGGCCTATGGCAACGGCGCCAACCGCGTGTTTGATCACGATTTCAGCACGTTCGCCAAGGGGTTGGTCATTCCCCACGGCCTGTATGACCTGAAACGGAATGTCGGGCATGTGACCTTGGGCAACAGTCACGACACCAGTCAGTTCGCCACCGCCAGTTTCGCTCTGTGGTGGGGACGGCACGGCGCGGCCGCCTATCCCGACGCCGCCTCGATCCTGCTATTATGCGACGGTGGCGGGAGCAACAATTCCCGACACCATATTTTCAAAGAGGATTTGCAACGGCTGGTCAATCGGATCGGCATTCCGATTCGCGTGGCCCATTACCCGCCGTACTGCTCGAAGTACAACCCCATCGAGCATCGATTTTTTCCGCATGTCACCAGAACCTGGGCCGGCTTGGCGTTTCGCACGCTGGACATCGTCACCGCCGGATTGCGGCGGGTGCGAACCGAAACCGGCTTAACCGCCACCTATGCCATACTCAATCGGGAATACGCGCTGCAGCGAACAGCCAGCGCGAGCTTCCGGGAAAAATCACCCATCCTGTTCGCCAAAAGACTGCCCAACTGGAATTACACTGTCATCCCGACAACAACTTGA
- a CDS encoding helix-turn-helix transcriptional regulator — protein MSDATVPAAPDFATNLRRLMTRQGWSLAELILASGLNERTIRGILNGSNKPHHRTLQRLAETLGVPSDELYQHPAVVAHRLFDRRSNPVVEEVVGARPDLFANWTEGDFDNLYSRFGAGGALTREGTLAAAAAINRQRGILDQVALILETREADVLIPLVRILYQRVCVVAEEAGAEVGGESSMDFSP, from the coding sequence ATGAGTGATGCCACCGTTCCCGCCGCGCCGGACTTTGCCACCAACCTGCGGCGGTTGATGACCCGCCAGGGCTGGTCGCTGGCGGAATTGATCCTGGCCTCGGGCCTGAACGAGCGAACCATTCGCGGCATCCTGAACGGCAGTAATAAACCGCACCACCGCACGCTACAACGCCTGGCGGAGACGCTGGGCGTCCCCAGTGACGAGCTATACCAGCACCCAGCGGTGGTGGCGCACCGGTTGTTTGACCGCCGTAGCAACCCCGTGGTAGAGGAGGTGGTGGGTGCCCGGCCCGATCTCTTTGCCAATTGGACAGAAGGGGATTTTGATAATCTTTATAGCCGCTTTGGGGCGGGGGGCGCGCTCACGCGGGAGGGGACGCTCGCCGCCGCCGCCGCCATCAACCGCCAACGGGGCATTCTGGACCAGGTGGCCCTCATTTTAGAAACGCGCGAGGCGGACGTGCTGATCCCGTTGGTGCGCATTTTGTACCAGCGCGTCTGCGTGGTGGCGGAGGAGGCGGGGGCGGAAGTCGGCGGAGAAAGTAGTATGGACTTTAGTCCGTAA
- a CDS encoding GNAT family N-acetyltransferase: MAWPQVECVDLARLFATEEGRAQWDELFARSACTLPTAQAAHLLNWQRHFAPRAPLIGLIVREKDDWRAALPLVAAWQKRVLPVWRLPWNEWGWAGELLLDWAAADLPAVMDQLVLGLRSLNRPWVWFDAVPLNNPAWQQFIAALARREIYFHNSHRFDIGTINIHGLDAPANFAAYQAAWSGNFRRQMRKTNRRADELGGVELNLIRPHSREEALAELQRGLLIEDSGWKGAAGTSILRHPAKLRYYQDQAALLAMAGQLELAFLEHQGRTIAFEYAYTCKGVYYTPKVAYDEAFQHLSPGQLIRYHLLERFFNEPERRVFDFLGPLADATAKWITGSYPIHRLIVSTGRWGGDALLRAATTLAPRMKDWTGRLTTLLRGKNCVQPVNSGEEADQPQITVPQPVASFSSPR; this comes from the coding sequence ATGGCTTGGCCCCAAGTGGAATGCGTGGATTTAGCGCGATTGTTCGCCACGGAGGAAGGTCGCGCGCAGTGGGATGAACTATTTGCGCGCAGTGCGTGCACCCTGCCTACCGCCCAGGCAGCGCATTTGCTCAATTGGCAAAGGCACTTTGCGCCGCGCGCGCCGCTCATCGGCTTGATTGTGCGCGAGAAGGACGACTGGCGGGCCGCGCTACCGTTGGTGGCCGCCTGGCAAAAACGCGTCCTCCCCGTCTGGCGACTTCCCTGGAATGAATGGGGGTGGGCCGGAGAACTACTGCTTGACTGGGCGGCGGCGGATTTGCCCGCCGTCATGGATCAACTGGTGCTGGGCCTGCGGTCGCTCAATCGTCCTTGGGTTTGGTTTGACGCGGTGCCGTTGAATAATCCCGCTTGGCAGCAGTTTATCGCCGCGCTCGCTCGAAGAGAGATTTATTTTCATAATTCGCACCGATTTGACATCGGCACCATCAATATTCATGGACTGGACGCCCCCGCCAACTTTGCCGCCTATCAAGCCGCTTGGTCGGGCAACTTTCGCCGGCAAATGCGCAAGACGAATCGCCGCGCCGACGAGCTAGGGGGCGTTGAGTTAAACTTGATTCGGCCGCACTCGCGAGAAGAAGCCCTGGCGGAATTGCAGCGGGGACTATTAATTGAGGATAGCGGCTGGAAAGGCGCGGCCGGGACGTCGATCTTGCGTCATCCGGCCAAGCTACGTTATTACCAGGATCAAGCGGCGTTATTGGCCATGGCCGGTCAATTGGAACTGGCATTTCTGGAGCATCAAGGGAGGACGATTGCCTTTGAATACGCATATACCTGCAAAGGGGTCTATTACACGCCCAAGGTGGCCTACGATGAAGCGTTTCAACATTTATCGCCGGGGCAATTGATTCGCTATCACCTCTTGGAGCGATTTTTTAACGAGCCAGAGCGCCGGGTGTTTGATTTTCTGGGTCCTTTGGCGGATGCCACGGCCAAGTGGATCACCGGCAGTTACCCGATCCATCGGTTGATCGTGAGCACGGGCCGCTGGGGGGGAGACGCGCTGTTAAGGGCGGCGACGACACTGGCACCGCGGATGAAAGATTGGACGGGGAGATTAACAACGCTTTTGCGTGGCAAAAATTGTGTTCAACCAGTAAATTCTGGCGAGGAAGCGGATCAACCCCAGATAACTGTTCCCCAGCCCGTAGCATCATTTAGCTCGCCGCGATAG
- a CDS encoding glycoside hydrolase family 2 TIM barrel-domain containing protein gives MTTAVLYSMQAHAVDWHPAKGPLMTRWAEQVSAKAPLPEYPRPQLVRERWQNLNGLWEYAILPRAAVINAEQFPKAYAGQILVPFPIESALSGVMKSVQPDQSLWYRRSFTIPEKWRTDNQRLLLHFGAVDWHAVIFVNGHQAGEHRGGFNSFSFDITPLLKPTGENELVVVVTDPTDSTWIPRGKQVLKPGGIFYTAVTGIWQTVWLEPVPPHALDKLVLTPDIDAGTLEIRTLGSTPFENKQTRVKVYAGNQLAGTATAKNGEPLLVKIANPQLWSPDQPFLYDVVVTLHDAATGQQLDEVRSYAGMRKVHVAPDQHGINRIFLNNTPLFQYGPLDQGWWPDGLYTAPTDEALKYDIEITKKYAMNMCRKHVKVEPARWYYWCDKLGLLVWQDMPSGDKSIGPNDPDIERSVESEQNFRQEWSGIIDQLRNHPSIVVWVPFNEGWGQFKTNELLAWTKSFDPTRLVDGPSGWTDRGAGDLHDMHNYPGPGMFPISKNRVSVLGEFGGLGLPLENHVWVNDKANWGYRNFQTKEELNAAYEQLILKLRPLVAAGLSAAVYTQTTDVEVEVNGLMTYDRAVLKISPEHARLHKLLYADPGQTRTVIPTSEQAPQTWRYTFTPPAEGWETAKFDDQQWASGPGGFGTQETPGAVVKTEWNGKQIWLRREIKLGPEPLSDLYLAIHHDEDATVYWNGQKIWHGTGWTTGYTLVPLSAEIAKQFQPGQTGVLAVTCQQTTGGQYIDVGLVQLQPAK, from the coding sequence ATGACCACCGCGGTCCTGTATTCCATGCAGGCGCACGCCGTCGATTGGCATCCGGCCAAAGGACCACTTATGACACGCTGGGCGGAGCAGGTCTCCGCAAAGGCGCCGCTGCCCGAATATCCCCGCCCCCAGTTGGTGCGCGAGCGCTGGCAAAACCTGAACGGCCTGTGGGAGTACGCCATCCTCCCCCGCGCGGCGGTAATCAATGCCGAGCAATTTCCCAAAGCGTATGCCGGGCAAATCCTCGTTCCGTTTCCCATCGAGTCCGCGCTCAGCGGCGTCATGAAAAGCGTACAACCGGATCAGTCGTTATGGTACCGCCGCTCATTTACTATCCCTGAGAAATGGCGAACCGATAATCAGCGATTGCTCTTGCATTTTGGCGCGGTGGACTGGCATGCGGTCATTTTTGTAAATGGCCACCAGGCGGGGGAGCATCGGGGCGGTTTCAATAGCTTTTCTTTTGATATTACGCCATTACTAAAGCCCACTGGCGAAAACGAACTGGTGGTTGTCGTGACCGACCCCACCGATTCGACCTGGATTCCCCGGGGCAAACAAGTCCTCAAGCCTGGCGGCATCTTTTACACCGCGGTTACCGGCATTTGGCAAACGGTCTGGCTGGAGCCAGTCCCTCCCCACGCGTTGGATAAACTGGTCCTCACTCCGGATATCGATGCCGGGACGCTAGAGATCCGCACGCTCGGCAGTACGCCTTTTGAAAATAAACAGACACGGGTTAAGGTGTATGCCGGTAATCAACTCGCTGGTACCGCGACCGCCAAGAATGGCGAGCCGCTACTGGTAAAAATCGCCAATCCCCAATTATGGTCACCCGACCAACCATTTTTGTACGATGTGGTGGTGACCCTGCATGATGCCGCCACTGGCCAGCAACTAGACGAGGTCCGCTCTTATGCCGGCATGCGTAAAGTCCACGTCGCTCCCGACCAGCATGGGATCAACCGCATTTTCCTTAACAACACGCCCCTCTTTCAATACGGTCCCCTGGATCAAGGCTGGTGGCCGGACGGACTATACACCGCCCCAACCGACGAGGCTCTCAAATATGACATCGAAATCACCAAAAAGTACGCCATGAACATGTGCCGCAAGCATGTCAAGGTCGAACCGGCCCGCTGGTATTATTGGTGTGACAAGCTGGGCCTGTTGGTCTGGCAGGATATGCCCAGCGGCGATAAATCGATCGGCCCGAATGATCCCGATATCGAACGTTCGGTCGAGTCAGAGCAAAACTTCCGCCAGGAATGGTCCGGGATTATCGACCAACTGCGCAACCACCCCAGCATTGTGGTCTGGGTCCCCTTTAACGAAGGATGGGGCCAGTTCAAAACTAACGAACTACTAGCCTGGACCAAATCGTTCGATCCCACCCGGCTGGTCGACGGACCCAGCGGCTGGACCGACCGCGGCGCGGGGGACCTGCACGATATGCATAATTACCCCGGCCCCGGCATGTTCCCCATTAGCAAAAATCGTGTCTCGGTCCTGGGTGAATTTGGCGGACTAGGCCTCCCCCTCGAAAACCACGTCTGGGTGAATGATAAAGCGAATTGGGGCTACCGCAACTTTCAAACAAAAGAGGAATTAAACGCCGCGTATGAGCAACTGATCCTCAAACTACGGCCACTGGTGGCCGCCGGCCTGTCCGCCGCGGTGTACACCCAAACGACCGATGTCGAGGTGGAGGTGAACGGATTGATGACCTATGATCGGGCGGTGCTCAAGATTTCTCCCGAGCACGCGCGCTTACACAAACTGTTGTACGCCGATCCGGGGCAAACACGCACGGTCATTCCCACCAGCGAGCAAGCTCCTCAAACCTGGCGGTACACATTCACGCCACCGGCCGAGGGCTGGGAAACAGCAAAGTTTGACGACCAGCAATGGGCCAGTGGCCCCGGAGGATTTGGCACGCAGGAAACGCCCGGCGCGGTGGTCAAGACCGAATGGAATGGCAAACAGATTTGGCTGCGGCGCGAGATAAAACTTGGCCCCGAGCCGCTTTCCGACTTATACCTGGCGATTCATCACGACGAGGACGCCACGGTGTATTGGAACGGCCAAAAAATATGGCACGGTACTGGCTGGACCACGGGTTATACACTGGTGCCGCTAAGCGCCGAAATTGCCAAACAGTTTCAACCCGGACAAACTGGCGTGTTGGCGGTAACTTGCCAGCAAACCACGGGGGGGCAATATATCGACGTGGGCCTAGTCCAACTGCAACCGGCGAAGTAA